The following nucleotide sequence is from Pseudomonas sp. RC10.
GGTCGTCATTCAGCTCTTGCGATACCTGCTCGACCATCAAGCGCTCAAGTCAGGAATGATGGCCGGGCTGGCCGACGCACGTCTGGCCAAATCTCTCGTGAAGGTGCATGACCAGCCCCACCACCCCTGGTCCATTTCCGAATTGGCTGCCGAGTCCAACATGTCGCGTGCCAGCTACGCGGCTCACTTCAAAGAGGTCGTGGGTCAGACGCCCGCCGAATACGTGTTGAGCTGGCGTATCAGTCTGGCTCAAAAGCTGCTGCGTGAAGGCCGGCCCATCGCGTTGATTGCCGACCAGGTGGGCTACGAAAGTCCCTCGGCATTGGCAAGGGCTTTCAGGCGCAGAACGGGCCTGAATCCGCGTGACTGGACGAAGGCCTCGACCACCGAGGCGCAGGGCGGCTGAGCCTGCCGGGCGAGGCTCAGGTGAGCGTGGTCTGGTATTTGCGCCATTGTGCTGGGCTCATGCCTACATGCAGTTTGAAGGTTTTTTGAAATGCCGATATCGATTGGTAGCCCACGCGCTCGGCGACTGATTCCGTAGAGTTCGACGGGTTCTTCAGTTCGTTGATCGCCAGGGTCATTCGGACATCTGTGAGCAACTCACTCGTCGTGCAGCCGATGCGCTCTTTAAAGTGTCGGGCCAGTGTTGCGCGAGACATGTTGCACAGCTCGGCCAGGTTTTCGAGCGTCCACGGATGCGCGGGCTCACGCATGATGCCGTTGAGGGCGGGCGCCAGGCGAGGGTGACCTGCCATTGCCAGAAGACCGAACGATGCGTTTTCGTTCTCGCCTGCCAGGCGCAACGCCAAGGTAAAAAGAGCCGCAGACAATGCGCCCAGCATGGCGTGTGCACCCAACGTCGGGCTTGCCGACTCATGACGCATCAAATCAATGAGGTTGGTCAGCTGCCGGGCGGTTGAGGGCGGCTGATCAGGGTCGGCGTCATGGTTTGCCCGCACGATCAATCGTGGGGGAAGGTATGAGCGCAGGAGTCTGTCATAAGGCGGTTTCACGATGAAACGGCCGCATAGCATGTCCAGACGCTCACCCGTTTCGGTGTTCTCGCTGACGACGAAATTCAATTCCTGTTTGAAACTCGCCACCCCCGGAGAGTGGGCGCTGCCATCGTGAAGGACATGCGCCGACCCATCGGCAAAAAGAATGATGTCGCCCTCGTGCAGTCGTTCTGCCGGGGCGTCTCCTTGCGCATCCACAATCGCCGATCCTTTGAGCACGATGTGATACGGCATCTCCCCCGGTGGCGAAGGCTCGTAGGTGATCTGCCAGGGCGCACCGTAAAAGCACCGGGTGTCCAGGCGTCCGGATACAGGAAGCATGGCGAGCAGCTGACTCAGCCAGTCTAAAGGTGGGGACATGGAGGGCATCCGTTGAATGAGACGATAAAGGTCATTAGTGAGCTTATTCGATCTTACGCGTATCGCTAAGTTTTCTTAAAGTAACCCCACACCCATTAACGATCCACCCTTGGAGAAACAACATGAGCCGCATTCAAATCCCTGCAATCGAAACCGCAACTGGCGCAACCGCTGAACTGTACGGCAACATCAAAAAAGCGGTAGGCATGGTTCCGAACACCTACGCTGCAATCGGTGCTCTGGCCCCGGCTGGTCTGGGTGCCATCCTTGGCGCTGACGGCGCGTTGGCTGGCGGTACGCTGAGCAAGCAGGATCAGGAAGTCATCAAACTGCTGGTGAGCAACCTGACAGGTTGTGACTACTGCGAAACCGCACATTTCATGCTCGCCAAAATGACCGGCCTGACCGTTGAGGTTTTGCAAAATGTGCGTGCCGGTCGCCCGACCGGTGATGCGAAGCGTGATGCCCTGATCGCCTTTGTCACCCTGTTGGTGAAAACCTCCGGAACCGTGAGCGAGCAGGCTTTTGCCGCGATCAAAGCCGCCGGTTACACCGATGTTCAGTTGGCGGAAATCAGCCTCGCCATCTCGATCATCATGTTCACCAACCTGTTCAACCGTGTGAACGACACTGCGATTGACTTCCCTGCGATCCCTGCAGCGGTCTGAGTCTTCTCTGCTGTGGACGAGGCGTAAGCTGTCCGTCCACTGTCAACAGAAACGGCGCCTGATGGCGCCGTTTGTCTATCTGCGCTGACGCTTGCCCCGAAGTGCGGGGTGCCGCAACCGTCCACTGTTAACGTTCGTGTTGCGCTCATAGCGAAGCGTGTCTTCCGTGAAGGTGCACACCACGGTGTCGCGAAACGCACAGCCGGGGTATATCCATTGCAGCTGCAAGGTGGCGTCATCCATCCAGCACCCGCCGGCAATCACCTCGGCATTGTCGAGTGCGTATCCATGATGAAGATCCTGGCCGGGCATGCTGGTGGTGCCGTGATGCCATCGATCAATGCCTGCCACGACAACGTGCTCACCCGTGGCGTCATGCACCACGACTTCGATGGTGTCGTTCTCGAATGCAAAGCCGAGGGTTCGGACACCCAGTTCGTTATCGTCGATTTCAAAGTAGAGCGTCGCAGGCGATTGCAGGCGGCCCCTGGCTTGAGAGGTCAGCACCGGCACACGGCCCATGGCTTCCAGCCGACGGGTCAGACGTTGATCGGCCGCAACTGCCGGTTGGCACACTCCGGTCAGGGCTTCGGGAAAGTGACGCTCGATGTGGGGACGGATCTGCGCCGAGTTTTTCATGGCGCCCACCAGCACCAGTGTGGCGCCGTGTTGCGCGTAGACGATCGACATCTGCACGAACACCCCGACCGCGCAGTAGGCATCCTTGGGCTTTATTGCCCAGTGATACCCGTACTGGCTGTCACTGCCACCTTGCGGTTGCGTCGCGCGGTCGATCCAGTCCTCCGGCAGGATGCGCTGTCCTTCCCACATTCCTCGCTGGGCATGAAGCATGCCCAGCTTGAGCATGGCCGAAGGGGGCGCCGTCAGGCCGTTGCCGCCGGGGTTAATCCCGTCCG
It contains:
- a CDS encoding cupin domain-containing protein, yielding MSPPLDWLSQLLAMLPVSGRLDTRCFYGAPWQITYEPSPPGEMPYHIVLKGSAIVDAQGDAPAERLHEGDIILFADGSAHVLHDGSAHSPGVASFKQELNFVVSENTETGERLDMLCGRFIVKPPYDRLLRSYLPPRLIVRANHDADPDQPPSTARQLTNLIDLMRHESASPTLGAHAMLGALSAALFTLALRLAGENENASFGLLAMAGHPRLAPALNGIMREPAHPWTLENLAELCNMSRATLARHFKERIGCTTSELLTDVRMTLAINELKNPSNSTESVAERVGYQSISAFQKTFKLHVGMSPAQWRKYQTTLT
- a CDS encoding carboxymuconolactone decarboxylase family protein, yielding MSRIQIPAIETATGATAELYGNIKKAVGMVPNTYAAIGALAPAGLGAILGADGALAGGTLSKQDQEVIKLLVSNLTGCDYCETAHFMLAKMTGLTVEVLQNVRAGRPTGDAKRDALIAFVTLLVKTSGTVSEQAFAAIKAAGYTDVQLAEISLAISIIMFTNLFNRVNDTAIDFPAIPAAV
- a CDS encoding serine hydrolase, which codes for MPVCADPPPAVPPSSRFEALQRGSPSQLGVDPDRIVSFLDDVEDAGLDLHGLILQRHGSVIAEGWKWPYSAEKPRVLHSVAKSFTACAIGFAVSEGLMQLSDKVVSFFPEHLPADVHDRLSRMTVEHLLTMRTGHASNTSGAVWRQIQTSWIAEFFKIPLVYEPGEHYVYTSAASYMLSAIITRLTGLTLHQYLRPRLFMPLGIHDDHWEVGPDGINPGGNGLTAPPSAMLKLGMLHAQRGMWEGQRILPEDWIDRATQPQGGSDSQYGYHWAIKPKDAYCAVGVFVQMSIVYAQHGATLVLVGAMKNSAQIRPHIERHFPEALTGVCQPAVAADQRLTRRLEAMGRVPVLTSQARGRLQSPATLYFEIDDNELGVRTLGFAFENDTIEVVVHDATGEHVVVAGIDRWHHGTTSMPGQDLHHGYALDNAEVIAGGCWMDDATLQLQWIYPGCAFRDTVVCTFTEDTLRYERNTNVNSGRLRHPALRGKRQRR